In Eucalyptus grandis isolate ANBG69807.140 chromosome 4, ASM1654582v1, whole genome shotgun sequence, the following proteins share a genomic window:
- the LOC120292590 gene encoding uncharacterized protein LOC120292590: protein MSLYLSVEEPNKLGDDERIVVDYKFFAFNYKKWNYVIFTEKGKKLREFSKATTKLGLPKFLSLKNFNDPENEYCKDDHCIFGAEVMVSKSKRKMETLTIVKDPPQNTKTCDIQQFSTLSKHPQYSKAFKVGEREWKLKVFRQRNGAQQGKWLSVYLQAQGLRPRIKMYVEAKLRVLNKKDTNNYKEETVSGWLSDKNCNCGRSKFMLWEDLAKADGGFVNKKELAFVVKILVISNVERSDESVLMT from the exons ATGTCCTTATATCTGTCAGTGGAGGAGCCAAATAAGCTTGGAGACGATGAGAGGATCGTGGTTGACTACAAGTTTTTCGCATTCAACTACAAGAAATGGAACTACGTCATCTTCACAG AGAAAGGGAAGAAACTGAGGGAATTCAGTAAAGCAACGACCAAATTGGGGCTTCCTAAGTTCCTTTCCTTGAAAAATTTCAACGATCCTGAAAATGAATACTGCAAGGACGACCATTGCATATTTGGGGCTGAGGTTATGGTCAGCAAAAGTAAGAGGAAAATGGAGACCCTCACCATCGTCAAGGATCCGCctcaaaacacaaaaacttgcGATATCCAACAGTTCTCCACATTGAGCAAGCACCCTCAGTATTCCAAGGCCTTTAAAGTCGGAGAGAGGGAGTG GAAGTTAAAGGTGTTTCGCCAGCGCAATGGGGCGCAGCAGGGGAAGTGGCTGTCCGTTTACTTACAAGCGCAGGGCCTTCGTCCGAGGATTAAAATGTATGTAGAAGCCAAATTGCGGGTGTTGAACAAAAAAGACACTAATAACTATAAGGAAGAAACag TTAGTGGTTGGCTCTCTGACAAAAATTGCAACTGCGGTCGCTCAAAATTTATGCTGTGGGAAGATCTCGCGAAAGCGGATGGTGGCTTCGTTAACAAGAAAGAACTGGCGTTTGTAGTCAAAATCCTCGTCATATCAAATGTTGAGAGAAGTGATGAATCGGTTTTGATGACTTAG
- the LOC104441522 gene encoding MATH domain and coiled-coil domain-containing protein At1g31390, with product MSLYLSMEEPNKLGDDERIMVDYKFFAFNYESWTYVIFTEKGKELRAFSKATTKLGLPKFLSLETFNDPENGYCKDDHCIFGAEVMVSKSKRKMETLTIVKDPPQNTITCEIRQFSTSSKHPQYSKAFKVGGWDWKLKVFRQRNGAQQGKWQSVYLQAQGLRPRIKMYVEAKLRVLNKTDTNNYKEETVSGWLSDKTCNCGRPKFMPWEDLEKPNGGFVNKKELAFEVKILVISNVERSDEWV from the exons ATGTCCTTATATCTGTCAATGGAGGAGCCAAATAAGCTTGGAGACGATGAGAGGATCATGGTTGACTACAAGTTTTTCGCATTCAACTACGAAAGTTGGACCTACGTCATCTTCACAG AGAAAGGGAAGGAACTGAGGGCATTCAGTAAAGCAACGACCAAATTGGGGCTTCCTAAGTTCCTTTCCTTGGAAACTTTCAACGATCCTGAAAATGGATACTGCAAGGACGACCATTGCATATTTGGGGCTGAGGTTATGGTCAGCAAAAGTAAGAGGAAAATGGAGACCCTCACCATCGTCAAGGATCCGCCTCAAAACACAATCACTTGCGAGATCCGACAGTTCTCCACATCGAGCAAGCACCCTCAGTATTCCAAGGCCTTTAAAGTCGGAGGGTGGGATTG GAAGTTAAAGGTGTTTCGCCAGCGCAATGGGGCGCAGCAGGGGAAGTGGCAGTCCGTTTACTTACAAGCGCAGGGCCTTCGTCCGAGGATTAAAATGTATGTAGAAGCCAAATTGCGGGTGTTGAACAAAACAGACACTAATAACTATAAGGAAGAAACag TTAGTGGTTGGCTCTCTGACAAAACTTGCAACTGCGGTCGCCCAAAGTTTATGCCGTGGGAAGATCTCGAGAAACCGAATGGTGGTTTCGTTAACAAGAAAGAACTGGCGTTTGAAGTCAAAATCCTCGTCATATCAAATGTTGAGAGAAGTGATGAATGGGTTTGA
- the LOC104428340 gene encoding uncharacterized protein LOC104428340 isoform X1: MPHTVEQQPKRVVDLAGRSLPPVHYEVEINSVKELLELHKYESGVFEAGGYGWSLCLHPQGDPDHEGNDPGFMSLYLSMEEPNKLGDDERIVVDYKFFAFNYESWTYVIFTEKGKELRAFSKAKTKLGLPNFLTLETFNDPENGYCKDDHCIFGAEVMVSKSKRKMETLTIVKDPPQNTITCEIRQFSTSSKHPQYSKAFKVGGWDWYIPRTKKKLKVFRQRNGAQQGKWLSVYLQAQGLRPRIKMYVEAKLRVLNKTDTNNYKEETVSGWLSDKNCNCGRPKFMAWEDLEKPNGGFVNKKELAFEVKILVISNVERSDEWV; encoded by the exons ATGCCGCATACAGTGGAGCAGCAACCTA AACGTGTTGTCGATTTGGCCGGTAGATCTCTTCCACCAGTTCATTATGAAGTGGAGATAAATTCGGTTAAAGAATTATTAGAACTGCACAAGTATGAATCCGGTGTTTTTGAAGCCGGGGGCTACGGATG GAGCCTATGTCTTCACCCCCAGGGAGACCCGGACCATGAGGGGAACGATCCGGGATTTATGTCCTTATATCTGTCAATGGAGGAGCCAAATAAGCTTGGAGACGATGAGAGGATCGTGGTTGACTACAAGTTTTTCGCATTCAACTACGAAAGTTGGACCTACGTCATCTTCACAG AGAAAGGGAAGGAACTGAGGGCATTCAGTAAAGCAAAGACCAAATTGGGACTTCCTAACTTCCTTACCTTGGAAACTTTCAACGATCCTGAAAATGGATACTGCAAGGACGACCATTGCATATTTGGGGCTGAGGTTATGGTCAGCAAAAGTAAGAGGAAAATGGAGACCCTCACCATCGTCAAGGATCCGCCTCAAAACACAATCACTTGCGAGATCCGACAGTTCTCCACATCGAGCAAGCACCCTCAGTATTCCAAGGCCTTTAAAGTCGGAGGGTGGGATTGGTAcattcccagaacaaaaaa GAAGTTAAAGGTGTTTCGCCAGCGCAATGGGGCGCAGCAGGGGAAGTGGCTGTCCGTTTACTTACAAGCGCAGGGCCTTCGTCCGAGGATTAAAATGTATGTAGAAGCCAAATTGCGGGTGTTGAACAAAACAGACACTAATAACTATAAGGAAGAAACag TTAGTGGTTGGCTCTCTGACAAAAATTGCAACTGCGGTCGCCCAAAGTTTATGGCGTGGGAAGATCTCGAGAAACCGAATGGTGGTTTCGTTAACAAGAAAGAACTGGCGTTTGAAGTCAAAATCCTCGTCATATCAAATGTTGAGAGAAGTGATGAATGGGTTTGA
- the LOC104428340 gene encoding uncharacterized protein LOC104428340 isoform X2: MPHTVEQQPKRVVDLAGRSLPPVHYEVEINSVKELLELHKYESGVFEAGGYGWSLCLHPQGDPDHEGNDPGFMSLYLSMEEPNKLGDDERIVVDYKFFAFNYESWTYVIFTEKGKELRAFSKAKTKLGLPNFLTLETFNDPENGYCKDDHCIFGAEVMVSKSKRKMETLTIVKDPPQNTITCEIRQFSTSSKHPQYSKAFKVGGWDWKLKVFRQRNGAQQGKWLSVYLQAQGLRPRIKMYVEAKLRVLNKTDTNNYKEETVSGWLSDKNCNCGRPKFMAWEDLEKPNGGFVNKKELAFEVKILVISNVERSDEWV; this comes from the exons ATGCCGCATACAGTGGAGCAGCAACCTA AACGTGTTGTCGATTTGGCCGGTAGATCTCTTCCACCAGTTCATTATGAAGTGGAGATAAATTCGGTTAAAGAATTATTAGAACTGCACAAGTATGAATCCGGTGTTTTTGAAGCCGGGGGCTACGGATG GAGCCTATGTCTTCACCCCCAGGGAGACCCGGACCATGAGGGGAACGATCCGGGATTTATGTCCTTATATCTGTCAATGGAGGAGCCAAATAAGCTTGGAGACGATGAGAGGATCGTGGTTGACTACAAGTTTTTCGCATTCAACTACGAAAGTTGGACCTACGTCATCTTCACAG AGAAAGGGAAGGAACTGAGGGCATTCAGTAAAGCAAAGACCAAATTGGGACTTCCTAACTTCCTTACCTTGGAAACTTTCAACGATCCTGAAAATGGATACTGCAAGGACGACCATTGCATATTTGGGGCTGAGGTTATGGTCAGCAAAAGTAAGAGGAAAATGGAGACCCTCACCATCGTCAAGGATCCGCCTCAAAACACAATCACTTGCGAGATCCGACAGTTCTCCACATCGAGCAAGCACCCTCAGTATTCCAAGGCCTTTAAAGTCGGAGGGTGGGATTG GAAGTTAAAGGTGTTTCGCCAGCGCAATGGGGCGCAGCAGGGGAAGTGGCTGTCCGTTTACTTACAAGCGCAGGGCCTTCGTCCGAGGATTAAAATGTATGTAGAAGCCAAATTGCGGGTGTTGAACAAAACAGACACTAATAACTATAAGGAAGAAACag TTAGTGGTTGGCTCTCTGACAAAAATTGCAACTGCGGTCGCCCAAAGTTTATGGCGTGGGAAGATCTCGAGAAACCGAATGGTGGTTTCGTTAACAAGAAAGAACTGGCGTTTGAAGTCAAAATCCTCGTCATATCAAATGTTGAGAGAAGTGATGAATGGGTTTGA